In Lepidochelys kempii isolate rLepKem1 chromosome 8, rLepKem1.hap2, whole genome shotgun sequence, a single genomic region encodes these proteins:
- the PDE4DIP gene encoding myomegalin isoform X12, with product MREICRICARELCGNQRRWIFHTAAKLNLQVLLSHVLGKELCRDGKAEFACSKCAFMLDRIYRFDTVIARIEALSIERLQKLLVEKDRLKFCIASMYKRNNENSGIDDKVVGDVTVDISGLPDIRYTALLQEDFAYSGFECWTEHDEHILEPHSCHTSESVGNRPRRCHGCAVLRVADADYEAICRVPRKVARSISCGPSTRWPASVCNEESSVCEPITADSGNNKVPVEEESMEEGTPGSSFESLDATVEVSPPRQKDEEADKGVKGSEKCDDSSDARTTPNSSLYGNRLELALSLIKAFDYKPVQSPRGSRLPILVKSILPCSKPSRDLVDGSALPGSVNAGSGFLSAATKPFPLELSDLQELWDDLCEDYLPLRVQNLPEDHQQLTQCDSVASGHVSESHAAELQDKIQQYNSTNKLLQEKLNEMNFELKSVQEASQRQDRTIQSLNEALKSKESETEELYHVIEGQNETMAKLRDMLHRSQLGHLQTSEGLSPSQQQHMALLDLQNTLFCTQLEIQQLKRGQRQKEHQLAEARRATQLLEAAVQEEQQLKEVSWKHNQELRGVVQQVQAELQHKAQQLRTLEGERCCEIRAEEQRVQRLSQRLAHKEQLLQESRELLQCWQSLEKNPVVTDAMLEKLQQRVKDRDAALERAIDQKFFAVEEREQELRQLHLSEREREHDLERLRSVLSSNEATIHSMESLLKAKTLELEQVSATCQNLQWLKEEVEAKSSSWQKEQEGIIQQLQTSLHDRNKEVEELTATLLCKLGPGQGEIVEELCLRLQRKERMLQDLLSDRYRQAGEHETELRELLQAVSAREQQSRVAAKKMVQALTEKSGEVQFLRQRLVEKELGKNLAADSRILLQKDKQPFQELLPGGCGNATTTGISKGEDSKFRMEKGLLETAAELEKELVNAREELELMARKERESRLELSSLQSVVTAQEEELQVQASDIESLTRKIQSKEDLIKDLQMQLVDPEEIPAVERLTQEVLVLREKVVTAESRGQEATGNRRQQLLLMLEGLVAERSRLNEALQAERQLYSSLVKFHTHPNSPERGQTLQAELERAQALRGRLEEALGRSMEHLRRLETLGAFGGGEQQSVRVLPQHAF from the exons ATGAGGGAGATCTGCCGGATTTGCGCCCGGGAGCTCTGTGGCAACCAGAGACGCTGGATATTCCACACGGCTGCCAAGCTCAACTTGCAGGTGCTTCTCTCCCATGTCCTGGGCAAGGAGCTCTGCCGAGATGGCAAAGCTGAATTTGCCTGCAGCAAATGTGCGTTCATGCTGGACCGCATCTACAGGTTTGACACGGTCATCGCTCGCATCGAAGCCCTCTCCATCGAGCGTTTACAGAAGCTGCTGGTGGAGAAGGATCGTCTCAAGTTTTGCATTGCCAGCATGTACAAGAGGAATAATGAAAACTCTGGTATTGATGACAAAGTTGTTGGGGATGTGACTGTGGACATTTCTGGCCTGCCTGATATCAGATACACGGCCCTTCTTCAGGAGGACTTTGCCTATTCTGGATTTGAATGCTGGACAGAGCATGACGAACATATCCTAGAACCGCATAGCTGTCACACTTCGGAGAGTGTGGGTAACCGCCCAAGGCGATGCCATGGCTGTGCTGTGTTACGTGTTGCAGATGCTGACTATGAAGCGATTTGCAGAGTCCCACGAAAGGTGGCCAGGAGTATCTCTTGTGGGCCTTCCACCAGGTGGCCAGCTAGCGTATGCAATGAGGAATCCTCTGTTTGTGAACCTATAACTGCTGACTCAGGAAATAACAAGGTGCCTGTGGAAGAAGAAAGCATGGAGGAggggactcctgggtcctctttTGAATCTTTGGACGCAACGGTGGAGGTCAGCCCTCCACGACAGAAGGATGAGGAAGCAGACAAAGGTGTAAAAGGGAGCGAGAAGTGTGATGATTCCTCAGATGCCCGTACTACTCCAAACTCGTCATTGTATGGGAATAGGTTGGAGCTAGCCCTTAGCCTGATCAAAGCTTTTGACTACAAGCCTGTTCAGAGTCCCAGAGGGAGCAGGTTACCTATTCTAGTGAAATCCATCCTGCCATGTTCCAAGCCTAGCCGTGACCTGGTGGATGGAAGTGCTCTTCCTGGCTCAGTGAATGCTGGTTCTGGTTTCCTCAGTGCAGCCACAAAACCCTTTCCCTTGGAGCTTTCTGACCTGCAGGAGCTGTGGGACGATCTCTGTGAAGATTATCTGCCGCTTCGGGTACAG AATCTGCCTGAGGACCATCAGCAGCTGACTCAGTGTGACTCTGTGGCGAGTGGGCATGTGTCTGAATCGCACGCTGCTGAGCTGCAGGACAAAATCCAGCAGTACAATTCCACCAACAAG TTGCTGCAGGAAAAGCTAAATGAGATGAATTTTGAATTAAAATCTGTCCAGGAAGCATCCCAGAGACAAGATCGTACAATCCAGAGTCTGAATGAGGCCCTGAAGAGCAAAGAAAGTGAG ACAGAGGAGCTGTATCATGTGATTGAAGGGCAGAATGAGACCATGGCCAAACTACGAGACATGTTACATAGAAGCCAGCTTGGACATTTGCAG ACCTCGGAGGGGCTATCCccttcccagcagcagcacatGGCACTGCTAGATCTGCAGAACACACTCTTCTGCACCCAGCTGGAGATACAGCAGCTGAAGAGGGGTCAGCGGCAGAAAGAACACCAACTGGCTGAAGCCAGGAGAGCTACCCAGCTTCTTGAGGCTGCTGTGCAGGAGGAACAGCAGCTGAAAGAGGTGTCATGGAAACACAATCAG GAGCTGCGCGGTGTTGTGCAGCAGGTacaagcagagctgcagcacaAGGCTCAGCAGCTGCGGACCCTGGAGGGGGAGAGGTGCTGTGAGATCCGGGCCGAGGAGCAGCGTGTTCAGCGTTTGAGCCAGAGGCTGGCTCACAAAGAACAGCTTCTGCAG GAATCCCGGGAACTTCTGCAGTGTTGGCAGAGCTTGGAGAAGAACCCTGTGGTGACTGACGCTATGCTGGAGAAGTTGCAGCAGCGAGTCAAAGACCGAGATGCTGCTCTGGAG CGAGCAATAGATCAAAAATTTTTTgctgtggaagagagagagcaagagctgAGACAGCTCCATCTCTCCGAGAGAGAGCGGGAGCACGACTTGGAGAGACTGCGCAGCGTCCTGTCCAGCAATGAGGCCACCATTCAT AGCATGGAGAGCCTGCTGAAAGCCAAGACGCTGGAACTAGAGCAGGTGTCGGCAACCTGCCAGAACCTCCAGTGGCTGAAAGAGGAAGTCGAGGCGAAATCCAGCAGCTGGCagaaggagcaggaggggatAATACAGCAGCTGCAGACCTCTCTGCATGACAGGAACAAGGAAGTGGAA GAGCTCACAGCAACCTTGCTCTGCAagctgggcccagggcagggtgAGATTGTGGAGGAGCTGTGCTTGCGTCTCCAGCGTAAGGAGAGGATGCTGCAGGATCTCCTGAGTGACCGATACAGACAGGCTGGAGAGCATGAGACTGAACTTCGGGAGCTACTTCAAGCCGTGAGTGCCCGGGAGCAGCAAAGCCGA GTGGCTGCCAAGAAGATGGTGCAGGCTCTGACAGAAAAGAGTGGTGAAGTACAATTCCTGCGCCAGCGGCTGGTGGAGAAGGAGCTGGGGAAGAACCTAGCAGCTGATAGCAGGATCCTCCTCCAGAAAGACAAGCAGCCCTTTCAA GAATTACTGCCAGGAGGTTGTGGGAATGCTACCACTACCGGAATTTCCAAGGGAGAGGACAGCAAATTCAGGATGGAGAAAG GCCTGTTGGAGACGGCTGCCGAGCTGGAGAAGGAGCTTGTTAATGCCAGAGAGGAACTGGAGCTAATGGcaagaaaggaaagggaaagcCGG TTGGAGCTCTCTTCTCTTCAATCTGTGGTGACAGCACAGGAGGAGGAGCTGCAGGTGCAGGCCTCAGATATTGAGTCCCTGACCAGGAAGATCCAGAGCAAAGAGGACCTTATAAAG GACCTGCAGATGCAGCTGGTTGACCCTGAAGAAATCCCAGCTGTGGAGCGACTGACCCAAGAAGTCCTGGTGCTTCGGGAGAAAGTAGTCACAGCAGAGTCACGAGGACAGGAGGCTACAGGGAACAGAAGGCAACAG CTGTTGCTGATGCTGGAAGGGCTGGTGGCAGAGAGGAGTCGTTTGAATGAAGCTCTGCAAGCAGAAAGGCAGCTGTACAGCAGTCTGGTGAAGTTCCACACTCACCCAAACAG CCCTGAGAGAGGCCAGACTCTGCAGGCTGAGCTGGAGAGGGCCCAGGCACTCCGTGGACGACTGGAAGAGGCTCTTGGCAGAAGCATGGAGCATTTGCGCAGGCTGGAGACCCTAGGCGCCTTTGGAGGTGGGGAACAGCAGAGTGTGAGAGTCCTACCCCAGCATGCCTTCTGA
- the PDE4DIP gene encoding myomegalin isoform X11 has product MREICRICARELCGNQRRWIFHTAAKLNLQVLLSHVLGKELCRDGKAEFACSKCAFMLDRIYRFDTVIARIEALSIERLQKLLVEKDRLKFCIASMYKRNNENSGIDDKVVGDVTVDISGLPDIRYTALLQEDFAYSGFECWTEHDEHILEPHSCHTSESVGNRPRRCHGCAVLRVADADYEAICRVPRKVARSISCGPSTRWPASVCNEESSVCEPITADSGNNKVPVEEESMEEGTPGSSFESLDATVEVSPPRQKDEEADKGVKGSEKCDDSSDARTTPNSSLYGNRLELALSLIKAFDYKPVQSPRGSRLPILVKSILPCSKPSRDLVDGSALPGSVNAGSGFLSAATKPFPLELSDLQELWDDLCEDYLPLRVQNLPEDHQQLTQCDSVASGHVSESHAAELQDKIQQYNSTNKLLQEKLNEMNFELKSVQEASQRQDRTIQSLNEALKSKESETEELYHVIEGQNETMAKLRDMLHRSQLGHLQTSEGLSPSQQQHMALLDLQNTLFCTQLEIQQLKRGQRQKEHQLAEARRATQLLEAAVQEEQQLKEVSWKHNQELRGVVQQVQAELQHKAQQLRTLEGERCCEIRAEEQRVQRLSQRLAHKEQLLQESRELLQCWQSLEKNPVVTDAMLEKLQQRVKDRDAALERAIDQKFFAVEEREQELRQLHLSEREREHDLERLRSVLSSNEATIHSMESLLKAKTLELEQVSATCQNLQWLKEEVEAKSSSWQKEQEGIIQQLQTSLHDRNKEVEELTATLLCKLGPGQGEIVEELCLRLQRKERMLQDLLSDRYRQAGEHETELRELLQAVSAREQQSRVAAKKMVQALTEKSGEVQFLRQRLVEKELGKNLAADSRILLQKDKQPFQELLPGGCGNATTTGISKGEDSKFRMEKGLLETAAELEKELVNAREELELMARKERESRLELSSLQSVVTAQEEELQVQASDIESLTRKIQSKEDLIKDLQMQLVDPEEIPAVERLTQEVLVLREKVVTAESRGQEATGNRRQQLLLMLEGLVAERSRLNEALQAERQLYSSLVKFHTHPNSPERGQTLQAELERAQALRGRLEEALGRSMEHLRRLETLGAFGGQPGREYAGDVSAEGIKGEAPPRPASQQTSQGLPEKSPVAKAVQPDLLTLAPLEKESSLQAELLRVRAKNQQLLEQKAKVVGELWELKTLMEEAGFSYLSPISKFPCLPS; this is encoded by the exons ATGAGGGAGATCTGCCGGATTTGCGCCCGGGAGCTCTGTGGCAACCAGAGACGCTGGATATTCCACACGGCTGCCAAGCTCAACTTGCAGGTGCTTCTCTCCCATGTCCTGGGCAAGGAGCTCTGCCGAGATGGCAAAGCTGAATTTGCCTGCAGCAAATGTGCGTTCATGCTGGACCGCATCTACAGGTTTGACACGGTCATCGCTCGCATCGAAGCCCTCTCCATCGAGCGTTTACAGAAGCTGCTGGTGGAGAAGGATCGTCTCAAGTTTTGCATTGCCAGCATGTACAAGAGGAATAATGAAAACTCTGGTATTGATGACAAAGTTGTTGGGGATGTGACTGTGGACATTTCTGGCCTGCCTGATATCAGATACACGGCCCTTCTTCAGGAGGACTTTGCCTATTCTGGATTTGAATGCTGGACAGAGCATGACGAACATATCCTAGAACCGCATAGCTGTCACACTTCGGAGAGTGTGGGTAACCGCCCAAGGCGATGCCATGGCTGTGCTGTGTTACGTGTTGCAGATGCTGACTATGAAGCGATTTGCAGAGTCCCACGAAAGGTGGCCAGGAGTATCTCTTGTGGGCCTTCCACCAGGTGGCCAGCTAGCGTATGCAATGAGGAATCCTCTGTTTGTGAACCTATAACTGCTGACTCAGGAAATAACAAGGTGCCTGTGGAAGAAGAAAGCATGGAGGAggggactcctgggtcctctttTGAATCTTTGGACGCAACGGTGGAGGTCAGCCCTCCACGACAGAAGGATGAGGAAGCAGACAAAGGTGTAAAAGGGAGCGAGAAGTGTGATGATTCCTCAGATGCCCGTACTACTCCAAACTCGTCATTGTATGGGAATAGGTTGGAGCTAGCCCTTAGCCTGATCAAAGCTTTTGACTACAAGCCTGTTCAGAGTCCCAGAGGGAGCAGGTTACCTATTCTAGTGAAATCCATCCTGCCATGTTCCAAGCCTAGCCGTGACCTGGTGGATGGAAGTGCTCTTCCTGGCTCAGTGAATGCTGGTTCTGGTTTCCTCAGTGCAGCCACAAAACCCTTTCCCTTGGAGCTTTCTGACCTGCAGGAGCTGTGGGACGATCTCTGTGAAGATTATCTGCCGCTTCGGGTACAG AATCTGCCTGAGGACCATCAGCAGCTGACTCAGTGTGACTCTGTGGCGAGTGGGCATGTGTCTGAATCGCACGCTGCTGAGCTGCAGGACAAAATCCAGCAGTACAATTCCACCAACAAG TTGCTGCAGGAAAAGCTAAATGAGATGAATTTTGAATTAAAATCTGTCCAGGAAGCATCCCAGAGACAAGATCGTACAATCCAGAGTCTGAATGAGGCCCTGAAGAGCAAAGAAAGTGAG ACAGAGGAGCTGTATCATGTGATTGAAGGGCAGAATGAGACCATGGCCAAACTACGAGACATGTTACATAGAAGCCAGCTTGGACATTTGCAG ACCTCGGAGGGGCTATCCccttcccagcagcagcacatGGCACTGCTAGATCTGCAGAACACACTCTTCTGCACCCAGCTGGAGATACAGCAGCTGAAGAGGGGTCAGCGGCAGAAAGAACACCAACTGGCTGAAGCCAGGAGAGCTACCCAGCTTCTTGAGGCTGCTGTGCAGGAGGAACAGCAGCTGAAAGAGGTGTCATGGAAACACAATCAG GAGCTGCGCGGTGTTGTGCAGCAGGTacaagcagagctgcagcacaAGGCTCAGCAGCTGCGGACCCTGGAGGGGGAGAGGTGCTGTGAGATCCGGGCCGAGGAGCAGCGTGTTCAGCGTTTGAGCCAGAGGCTGGCTCACAAAGAACAGCTTCTGCAG GAATCCCGGGAACTTCTGCAGTGTTGGCAGAGCTTGGAGAAGAACCCTGTGGTGACTGACGCTATGCTGGAGAAGTTGCAGCAGCGAGTCAAAGACCGAGATGCTGCTCTGGAG CGAGCAATAGATCAAAAATTTTTTgctgtggaagagagagagcaagagctgAGACAGCTCCATCTCTCCGAGAGAGAGCGGGAGCACGACTTGGAGAGACTGCGCAGCGTCCTGTCCAGCAATGAGGCCACCATTCAT AGCATGGAGAGCCTGCTGAAAGCCAAGACGCTGGAACTAGAGCAGGTGTCGGCAACCTGCCAGAACCTCCAGTGGCTGAAAGAGGAAGTCGAGGCGAAATCCAGCAGCTGGCagaaggagcaggaggggatAATACAGCAGCTGCAGACCTCTCTGCATGACAGGAACAAGGAAGTGGAA GAGCTCACAGCAACCTTGCTCTGCAagctgggcccagggcagggtgAGATTGTGGAGGAGCTGTGCTTGCGTCTCCAGCGTAAGGAGAGGATGCTGCAGGATCTCCTGAGTGACCGATACAGACAGGCTGGAGAGCATGAGACTGAACTTCGGGAGCTACTTCAAGCCGTGAGTGCCCGGGAGCAGCAAAGCCGA GTGGCTGCCAAGAAGATGGTGCAGGCTCTGACAGAAAAGAGTGGTGAAGTACAATTCCTGCGCCAGCGGCTGGTGGAGAAGGAGCTGGGGAAGAACCTAGCAGCTGATAGCAGGATCCTCCTCCAGAAAGACAAGCAGCCCTTTCAA GAATTACTGCCAGGAGGTTGTGGGAATGCTACCACTACCGGAATTTCCAAGGGAGAGGACAGCAAATTCAGGATGGAGAAAG GCCTGTTGGAGACGGCTGCCGAGCTGGAGAAGGAGCTTGTTAATGCCAGAGAGGAACTGGAGCTAATGGcaagaaaggaaagggaaagcCGG TTGGAGCTCTCTTCTCTTCAATCTGTGGTGACAGCACAGGAGGAGGAGCTGCAGGTGCAGGCCTCAGATATTGAGTCCCTGACCAGGAAGATCCAGAGCAAAGAGGACCTTATAAAG GACCTGCAGATGCAGCTGGTTGACCCTGAAGAAATCCCAGCTGTGGAGCGACTGACCCAAGAAGTCCTGGTGCTTCGGGAGAAAGTAGTCACAGCAGAGTCACGAGGACAGGAGGCTACAGGGAACAGAAGGCAACAG CTGTTGCTGATGCTGGAAGGGCTGGTGGCAGAGAGGAGTCGTTTGAATGAAGCTCTGCAAGCAGAAAGGCAGCTGTACAGCAGTCTGGTGAAGTTCCACACTCACCCAAACAG CCCTGAGAGAGGCCAGACTCTGCAGGCTGAGCTGGAGAGGGCCCAGGCACTCCGTGGACGACTGGAAGAGGCTCTTGGCAGAAGCATGGAGCATTTGCGCAGGCTGGAGACCCTAGGCGCCTTTGGAG
- the PDE4DIP gene encoding myomegalin isoform X13, producing the protein MREICRICARELCGNQRRWIFHTAAKLNLQVLLSHVLGKELCRDGKAEFACSKCAFMLDRIYRFDTVIARIEALSIERLQKLLVEKDRLKFCIASMYKRNNENSGIDDKVVGDVTVDISGLPDIRYTALLQEDFAYSGFECWTEHDEHILEPHSCHTSESVGNRPRRCHGCAVLRVADADYEAICRVPRKVARSISCGPSTRWPASVCNEESSVCEPITADSGNNKVPVEEESMEEGTPGSSFESLDATVEVSPPRQKDEEADKGVKGSEKCDDSSDARTTPNSSLYGNRLELALSLIKAFDYKPVQSPRGSRLPILVKSILPCSKPSRDLVDGSALPGSVNAGSGFLSAATKPFPLELSDLQELWDDLCEDYLPLRVQNLPEDHQQLTQCDSVASGHVSESHAAELQDKIQQYNSTNKLLQEKLNEMNFELKSVQEASQRQDRTIQSLNEALKSKESETEELYHVIEGQNETMAKLRDMLHRSQLGHLQTSEGLSPSQQQHMALLDLQNTLFCTQLEIQQLKRGQRQKEHQLAEARRATQLLEAAVQEEQQLKEVSWKHNQELRGVVQQVQAELQHKAQQLRTLEGERCCEIRAEEQRVQRLSQRLAHKEQLLQESRELLQCWQSLEKNPVVTDAMLEKLQQRVKDRDAALERAIDQKFFAVEEREQELRQLHLSEREREHDLERLRSVLSSNEATIHSMESLLKAKTLELEQVSATCQNLQWLKEEVEAKSSSWQKEQEGIIQQLQTSLHDRNKEVEELTATLLCKLGPGQGEIVEELCLRLQRKERMLQDLLSDRYRQAGEHETELRELLQAVSAREQQSRVAAKKMVQALTEKSGEVQFLRQRLVEKELGKNLAADSRILLQKDKQPFQELLPGGCGNATTTGISKGEDSKFRMEKGLLETAAELEKELVNAREELELMARKERESRLELSSLQSVVTAQEEELQVQASDIESLTRKIQSKEDLIKDLQMQLVDPEEIPAVERLTQEVLVLREKVVTAESRGQEATGNRRQQLLLMLEGLVAERSRLNEALQAERQLYSSLVKFHTHPNSPERGQTLQAELERAQALRGRLEEALGRSMEHLRRLETLGAFGAWTGVRRGRQC; encoded by the exons ATGAGGGAGATCTGCCGGATTTGCGCCCGGGAGCTCTGTGGCAACCAGAGACGCTGGATATTCCACACGGCTGCCAAGCTCAACTTGCAGGTGCTTCTCTCCCATGTCCTGGGCAAGGAGCTCTGCCGAGATGGCAAAGCTGAATTTGCCTGCAGCAAATGTGCGTTCATGCTGGACCGCATCTACAGGTTTGACACGGTCATCGCTCGCATCGAAGCCCTCTCCATCGAGCGTTTACAGAAGCTGCTGGTGGAGAAGGATCGTCTCAAGTTTTGCATTGCCAGCATGTACAAGAGGAATAATGAAAACTCTGGTATTGATGACAAAGTTGTTGGGGATGTGACTGTGGACATTTCTGGCCTGCCTGATATCAGATACACGGCCCTTCTTCAGGAGGACTTTGCCTATTCTGGATTTGAATGCTGGACAGAGCATGACGAACATATCCTAGAACCGCATAGCTGTCACACTTCGGAGAGTGTGGGTAACCGCCCAAGGCGATGCCATGGCTGTGCTGTGTTACGTGTTGCAGATGCTGACTATGAAGCGATTTGCAGAGTCCCACGAAAGGTGGCCAGGAGTATCTCTTGTGGGCCTTCCACCAGGTGGCCAGCTAGCGTATGCAATGAGGAATCCTCTGTTTGTGAACCTATAACTGCTGACTCAGGAAATAACAAGGTGCCTGTGGAAGAAGAAAGCATGGAGGAggggactcctgggtcctctttTGAATCTTTGGACGCAACGGTGGAGGTCAGCCCTCCACGACAGAAGGATGAGGAAGCAGACAAAGGTGTAAAAGGGAGCGAGAAGTGTGATGATTCCTCAGATGCCCGTACTACTCCAAACTCGTCATTGTATGGGAATAGGTTGGAGCTAGCCCTTAGCCTGATCAAAGCTTTTGACTACAAGCCTGTTCAGAGTCCCAGAGGGAGCAGGTTACCTATTCTAGTGAAATCCATCCTGCCATGTTCCAAGCCTAGCCGTGACCTGGTGGATGGAAGTGCTCTTCCTGGCTCAGTGAATGCTGGTTCTGGTTTCCTCAGTGCAGCCACAAAACCCTTTCCCTTGGAGCTTTCTGACCTGCAGGAGCTGTGGGACGATCTCTGTGAAGATTATCTGCCGCTTCGGGTACAG AATCTGCCTGAGGACCATCAGCAGCTGACTCAGTGTGACTCTGTGGCGAGTGGGCATGTGTCTGAATCGCACGCTGCTGAGCTGCAGGACAAAATCCAGCAGTACAATTCCACCAACAAG TTGCTGCAGGAAAAGCTAAATGAGATGAATTTTGAATTAAAATCTGTCCAGGAAGCATCCCAGAGACAAGATCGTACAATCCAGAGTCTGAATGAGGCCCTGAAGAGCAAAGAAAGTGAG ACAGAGGAGCTGTATCATGTGATTGAAGGGCAGAATGAGACCATGGCCAAACTACGAGACATGTTACATAGAAGCCAGCTTGGACATTTGCAG ACCTCGGAGGGGCTATCCccttcccagcagcagcacatGGCACTGCTAGATCTGCAGAACACACTCTTCTGCACCCAGCTGGAGATACAGCAGCTGAAGAGGGGTCAGCGGCAGAAAGAACACCAACTGGCTGAAGCCAGGAGAGCTACCCAGCTTCTTGAGGCTGCTGTGCAGGAGGAACAGCAGCTGAAAGAGGTGTCATGGAAACACAATCAG GAGCTGCGCGGTGTTGTGCAGCAGGTacaagcagagctgcagcacaAGGCTCAGCAGCTGCGGACCCTGGAGGGGGAGAGGTGCTGTGAGATCCGGGCCGAGGAGCAGCGTGTTCAGCGTTTGAGCCAGAGGCTGGCTCACAAAGAACAGCTTCTGCAG GAATCCCGGGAACTTCTGCAGTGTTGGCAGAGCTTGGAGAAGAACCCTGTGGTGACTGACGCTATGCTGGAGAAGTTGCAGCAGCGAGTCAAAGACCGAGATGCTGCTCTGGAG CGAGCAATAGATCAAAAATTTTTTgctgtggaagagagagagcaagagctgAGACAGCTCCATCTCTCCGAGAGAGAGCGGGAGCACGACTTGGAGAGACTGCGCAGCGTCCTGTCCAGCAATGAGGCCACCATTCAT AGCATGGAGAGCCTGCTGAAAGCCAAGACGCTGGAACTAGAGCAGGTGTCGGCAACCTGCCAGAACCTCCAGTGGCTGAAAGAGGAAGTCGAGGCGAAATCCAGCAGCTGGCagaaggagcaggaggggatAATACAGCAGCTGCAGACCTCTCTGCATGACAGGAACAAGGAAGTGGAA GAGCTCACAGCAACCTTGCTCTGCAagctgggcccagggcagggtgAGATTGTGGAGGAGCTGTGCTTGCGTCTCCAGCGTAAGGAGAGGATGCTGCAGGATCTCCTGAGTGACCGATACAGACAGGCTGGAGAGCATGAGACTGAACTTCGGGAGCTACTTCAAGCCGTGAGTGCCCGGGAGCAGCAAAGCCGA GTGGCTGCCAAGAAGATGGTGCAGGCTCTGACAGAAAAGAGTGGTGAAGTACAATTCCTGCGCCAGCGGCTGGTGGAGAAGGAGCTGGGGAAGAACCTAGCAGCTGATAGCAGGATCCTCCTCCAGAAAGACAAGCAGCCCTTTCAA GAATTACTGCCAGGAGGTTGTGGGAATGCTACCACTACCGGAATTTCCAAGGGAGAGGACAGCAAATTCAGGATGGAGAAAG GCCTGTTGGAGACGGCTGCCGAGCTGGAGAAGGAGCTTGTTAATGCCAGAGAGGAACTGGAGCTAATGGcaagaaaggaaagggaaagcCGG TTGGAGCTCTCTTCTCTTCAATCTGTGGTGACAGCACAGGAGGAGGAGCTGCAGGTGCAGGCCTCAGATATTGAGTCCCTGACCAGGAAGATCCAGAGCAAAGAGGACCTTATAAAG GACCTGCAGATGCAGCTGGTTGACCCTGAAGAAATCCCAGCTGTGGAGCGACTGACCCAAGAAGTCCTGGTGCTTCGGGAGAAAGTAGTCACAGCAGAGTCACGAGGACAGGAGGCTACAGGGAACAGAAGGCAACAG CTGTTGCTGATGCTGGAAGGGCTGGTGGCAGAGAGGAGTCGTTTGAATGAAGCTCTGCAAGCAGAAAGGCAGCTGTACAGCAGTCTGGTGAAGTTCCACACTCACCCAAACAG CCCTGAGAGAGGCCAGACTCTGCAGGCTGAGCTGGAGAGGGCCCAGGCACTCCGTGGACGACTGGAAGAGGCTCTTGGCAGAAGCATGGAGCATTTGCGCAGGCTGGAGACCCTAGGCGCCTTTGGAG